Within the Rhipicephalus sanguineus isolate Rsan-2018 unplaced genomic scaffold, BIME_Rsan_1.4 Seq304, whole genome shotgun sequence genome, the region gacgggaatggcagcaggttaggtcgttccgtacgtaagcagagacagtgaagagatcagagacgtgtgaggggaggcgaaccagaatgtgtaggtgccatgccactcaccttccttgggcattgcccagtggtaaaggcgtcactttgcccagcgttgactgtagaacaaaggtcacttggagttgcactgcggccaccatcatttcccggcggcgcatgggtgtcctgcttgtgttcgttctcaggtgattcatataaaccggtgcattctcctgagtcgctacagaagttcggacgcgcttggctttccaccagtgctgaggagggcgaagttttatccttcgaaggaggcggttcttctccgtccgcttcatcggttcgaactttcttgaagtaagacgcaagactcctttgcttcgttgttgcagagtgtcttttcattttgctgccgcaatcctgtgcacgcacacagaagtggccagtggctccaaaaagacgtttgcaactgcttcgactgcctggcgtgaacggcgggcgatgttttcttcctctcttatccactttacagtggctagaatgtagaagtgtgatgaacgcgccggctcccgcgtggcgcatgtgttttctgaacgccgctacagctggtgtgcatgcaggcccattattgtactccagctgcagcaaactggattaacgctacttaaagaccttttcacagaagactccatgggcactgcatactcccctatacgtgaacccccaagaatgcactgccgagacatttgcactcccgtggtacagtccagaaaggaggtgttgctccattcctgtgaaaaagtcaccttttcacagacggctccctgggtgcctgcataattctctctgggctgcgctaattaaatagccgtgaccccccaaaaatgcactttgtaggctgtgacgtcagcctctgtactcccgcgcacagcccagcttggcggcgttttttctctcctgtgaaagttgaccgctggtgccggattgtgtgccggctgtatcctcgctttgtgcgctttgtagggaggtgcatataccttctgtgtacagaagaggtagatttccttgcgtgtggttaaggttgttcgaagttgctcggatatgccagtctttcagtagatgtcatcttcgatgattcgtttcggtggcgaggactacagtttgagaaaagtttaccctgcagcctgcgtcctcggaatgcgccgctgagtttttccgcttaggggtttcgttccctggcaaatttgcgcacgtcgtgttggtgttgccgttgctgtcgaactgtttaccttcacagaaggagatgCGCTTtccgtaggaacccaaagccgacacgtgcggtccgcacagatggataacttctccagcggcaatggacaaggaaagcatctggaatcgataaaggagctgctacggggtgaaagacgaaaaaaaaaaaaagactcgaaggaacgcgagggcaaagtgcaaagctgtacaaatagggcaggtgcgcgtgcgggggagggagcgctgaggtgttctggtaaaagggtaggtttgaagaaaggaagaagagggaagcaatgccaggaaagttgcagtgtaactttggcagctggtggtcgctgtgaaggcgtgtaaatattttagtatcacccgaaaagttaaagcatcaaaaaaatttcggggggggtcagaaccccctcaacccccccctagttacgggcctggttccgtttactgagagatgaactgcATTGTAGCGTTcaggtacgaaaccaatcatatcggagtcagttgttccatttaagcagcagttccgtttaacagatttccgtttactgagagtctactgtacgttCCAAAGAACGTACTTCAATGCCTAGTGTATCCCTGATAACGTCTTTTACAATTTTTCATTCAAGTGTTGCGTTGTCCTCCCGTGCGCTTTCCTTCAAGCCGTCGACAACGATATTATTTCTTCGGCTGCGGTTTTCCAAGTCACAAATTTTCTTGCTCATTTGGCTGACATCTATGCGCATTGCTGTGACAGTTTCTACGCACTCATCAACTCTTTCATGGTATTGCTTTAAACTAGTCAATGCCGTTTCTACTTGCGTTAGCCTTTGCTGTACACGCCTGTGAAGACTTAATTGAAGTCACCATGGCGAGAATTTGGTCCAGCTTATCTGGACCGGGATTCTCCTCGACATCACCACTAAGTTGTAAAAGCATCAGGACAACAGAAAACGATTCGTAGCAACAAGATAGCAGACACTGTGGGCTTGGCAGCACAATAAGGCCTACGTAATTACTCTTTACGCAGTTGGCAAAACACCATTTGTCACTAACCTGGACAAAGAAGAGCACGAATTTTAACATCGTGCGCTGAACGATGCCGCCAAGCCCACTGTTCTGTTCGTGCCATAATGCTCCGCTTTTAACCGTTTCCCACGATGTAATCGATGACGCTGGTAATCCAGGGGGCGGGTCCAGGCGGAAGGTTGCTCGCAGGGTATCCCTGTGATGCGGCGGCGTCAGCAGGGGCATTAGCTTGACTGTCGGGCGAGGCAGCACAGGTTGATAGTCGGTTGTCGAACTTTGGTGATGCAAGAGCAAGGGCAAGAGGCCATTGCTTGAACTGCGTACTTCCACGAAGACCTGGACAAAGAAGAGCACGAATTTTAACATCGTGCGCTGAACGATGCCGCCAAGCCCACTTTATTATGAATCATGGAGTAGTGGGTATCTTGCTATTGTACAAggtattagcagccccaagagagtttacaacgggctcaaaaaatgccgctcttccagctttcgctgtgactgtgctgcgctttccgcgcaggcctgccatttttttgctgcattttatcgacttcctgcctgttacggcagttgagatacgtgtcgtctgcagcaacCGCCGTCGGGTTGTTTCCCCCTTCTGACGAAGTGACGAAGGCGGCAGAGAAGCGCTGGTCAGGGGAGCGATTGCGCGCTTTGCGAGGCAGTAGCGCACTCTCTTGAGAAGCGTGGGTGTCAGTCGCATGTTTTCAAAGTGTTTTAGCAATtctaagttaattattgcgataacTTCTTGATTATTTCTGTTAATGACATTATTTTAGACATTGTTTGTTTACTCGAATCc harbors:
- the LOC119376979 gene encoding uncharacterized protein LOC119376979, which gives rise to MDLRSRISGTAENRADCSTSTLKKFRGLRGSTQFKQWPLALALASPKFDNRLSTCAASPDSQANAPADAAASQGYPASNLPPGPAPWITSVIDYIVGNG